In Lacinutrix sp. Bg11-31, the DNA window AGTGCCTTACTTTTTAAAATAGCTGCTTCAGTTCCAGTTATATCAACATAATAATCATTTATGTAATCGTTAAAATTCGCATATTTAAGATTTTGCTTTTCATTAAGTAGTGGATAAGTAAAGTCTATAGAATAGCCTTCTTTTTCTTTTAAATATTTTTTTTCAATAATTAACGACTCAAGAGATTGCCTTTCATCTTCTTTCTCAATAAGTTTATTCTGTTTTAATTCTATAGCAATAGATTTATCTTGTATAATATCTGGTGTGCTAATAACTGTAGAATCTACTTTTTCTTCATACAGCTCTATTGTATCTTCTACTATTTCTGTTTTTTCTTCTTTAGTATCTGTTTTACAACTAAAAACAAGAGCGAGAACTAAAATAATTATGAGGTGTTTCATTCTATTATTACTGTTAAATTATTTAATAAAGGTATTATCTAATTGTTTTTTAAAATAATTCATTCTTAGAACTTAGTTCTTTAAATAGTATCTGTAATTGAGCAAGCATAATAAGTTCGCTTTTGTTTTTTGAAGCGAAAGCACTTGCAATAGATTCTGTTGTTTTAAGAATAAGTTTTATAATATTTTTTGTAAACAGTTTTGAGTTTTTTCGTGCATATTCGCAGAAATTTTTAAAGGAGTCTTGTGCATCCATATGTTCATAATCAAACCATTTAAAAACAAATTCCATTTGATAGCCTGCAGCTTCATCGTAGAATTCATGTATGTTTTCATAAATTTTCCATTCTAATAAAACCATTTTTAGTAATGCTTCATATTCTTCAGCTTTAACTGTTTTATCCGAAGCTGCTATTGCATAAAATAATTCACCTAAACTTTGATAAAAAACGATATCTGGTTTTTCTACATGTGTCATTATAACTAGTTTGCTTGCTGTAAATGTAATATCAGTTTTATAATATAGAAATGATATTTATCAGTATTTAATAGAGTTAAAAAATACTTATCTTTACTTATGGAAATTTTCAAAAAGACGAGTAACGTTTTTAAAACTCTTTCTGAAGCTGTTTCAGAAGGTATTGTTGTGGTAAACAGTAGGCAAGTTATTGTTGCCACCAATAAATCTTCAAACACCTTATTTGGTTATGAAGAAGATGAGCTTATTGGTAAACCTTTAGACATATTAATTCCACAAAAGTACCATCATAACCACTCAAAACATGTCGAGACTTTTTTAGAGCATAGTGATAAACGCCAAATGGGACATGGCAGAAATTTGTATGGATTAAGAAAAGATGGGTCTACTTTTCCTGTAGAAGCAGGTTTAAACCCTTTTACTATTTACGATAACGATTATGTTATGGCATTGATAATAGATATTACAGTGCGTAAAAAGGCCGAAGAAGACCTAAAACATTGGGCCAATATTTTTAATGAATCATTAAACGAAATTTTTATATTTGACACACAAACATTAAAATTTTTAAACGTTAATGCAGGTGCAATAAAAAATATTGGCTATAGTCTTGAAGAGTTAAGGCAATTAACACCAATAGATATTAAACCGAACTTAAATGAAGTTCAGTTTAAAGATGCAATTCAACCACTTTTAGATGGTACAGAGATTAAAATAAAATTTAATACCATCCATCAAAGAAAAGATGGCAGTCAATACCCTGTAGAAATACACTTACAGCGTTCGAGATCTAGTGATAGAGACACCTTAATTGCTATTATACTTGATATTACAGAACGCGTAAACTATACCGAAAGATTAGAAAAAACTGTAGAAGAGCGAACACAACAATTACAAGAGGCTTTGCACGTAGAAAAAGAGCTTAATGAGCTTAAAACTAAGTTTTTGTCTTTGGTTTCTCACGAGTTTAAAACACCATTAAGTGGTATTTTAACCTCGTCAATATTAATAGGTAAATATACAGAAAGTGAGCAACAAAAAAAACGAGAAAAACACATAAATACAATACAGAATAAAGTAAAATATCTTAATAATATTATTAATGATTTTTTATCCATAGAACGTTTAGAAAGTGGGAAAGTAAATTATAAATTTTCAACATTTTCATTAAGTAAAGTAGTAAATGAAGTAATTTACGATGCTAATATGCTTTTAAAAGAAGGGCAAACTATTATATATCCAGACGCTATTGATGATATTGTATTGGATTTCGATGAAAAAATTCTTGAGCTAATGCTTACCAATTTAATTAATAATGCAATAAAATACTCTCCTGAAAATACCAAAATAGAAGTAGAAGTTTGGGTTGAAAAAGAAGGTTTAAAAATTAGTATTATAGATTTTGGAATTGGCATTCCAGAACAAGAACAAAAGTTTTTATTTAATAGATATTTTAGAGCAGAAAATGCGCTTTTAACACAAGGAACAGGTATTGGTTTAAATATAGTAAAAAGCCACTTAGAAAATTTAGGAGGTAATATTACCTTTATAAGTAAAGAGAATAAAGGAACTACGTTTACTGTAACAATTCCTGTAAACATTATAAAATAAAAAGTATGCGAACATTATTGTTAATTGAAGACGACTTGGCATTACGTGAAAATACAGCAGAGCTTTTAGAACTTTCCAACTATAAAGTTTTAACTGCTGCTAATGGTAAATTAGGAATTGAGCAAGCCAATCTTCATATTCCAGACCTTATAGTTTGCGATATTATGATGCCTGAAACTGACGGTTATGGTGTATTGGAAGCTGTATCTAATAACGAAAAAACTAAGCATATCCCATTTATATTTCTTTCAGCTAAAACCGAACATAAAGAAATACGAAGAGGAATGGATTTAGGTGCAGACGATTATCTTACCAAGCCTTTTGAGGAAGAAGAGTTAGTAAGTGCTATTGAAAGCAGATTAGCAAAATCGCAAATTTTAGCTAAAATAATTAGCGAAGATTCTAAAACAAAAGACACTAACGGCAAAGACAGTTTAAGAAGTCTTAACGAGCTTAAGAATTTTTTTGATGATAATGGGAAGCAGTATAATTTTTCTAAAGGAGAAGCTATATATAAAGAAGGTTCACATTCTAATAATGTTTATTTAATTATCAAAGGCGTTGTAAAAAGCCATAGAATAGATGAGAGTGGTAAAGAATTAATTACAGCATTGCATAAGGCTGATGATTTTCTTGGTTTCACCTCGTTTATTGATACCATACCTTATCAAGAATCTGCCACTGCAGTAGAAAATGTAGAACTAACAAGTATTTCTAAATTGCGTTTAAAAGAGGTTCTAGGTAAAAGCCAAAATGTCTCTATAGAACTTATGAATGTTTTAACAGATAATATTTCTGAAATTAAAGACCAATTACTACAAATGGCATACAGTTCTGTTCGAAAAAAAACAGCACAAACAATTCTACAATTTGCTAAAATTTTAAATAAAAAACCGGAAGAGGCTATTAAAATTTCTCGATACGATTTAGCAAGTGTTGCAGGTATAGCAACAGAAAGTCTAATACGAACGCTATCAGGATTTAAAAAAGATAATTATATAGAGATTGAAGGGCGTAATATTAAAATTCTTGATCTAGAAGCATTAGAAAATGTAGAATAATTATGGTTTAATGATATTTATCATTATTTAATATAAAAGGGCTTAATACTTTTGTTTACAGCATATTTCTAAAAAAAATATGTAGTAATAGTATTAATAATGAAGAATATTTTAATTCCAACAGACTTTTCAGAAAATGCCTGGAATGCTTCGCAATTTGCACTAGCTTTTTTTGGCAATTATGAGGTTAATTATGTGTTGGCGCACATAGAGCATCCAGATATATTACCACCAGCATTCGAGGCTTTAAATAGTTATATAACAGGTGAGATGTCTCCAGAGAATCAGGTTATTGAGACTTTACAAAACAACAGAAAAAAAATGTTAGAGACTTCTTCATTAAAGACCTCTAATATTGTTATAGATTATATAGAAACCAGTTTTATTGAAGGCATAAAGCAATTAGTAAATAAGTATGAGATAGACTTAATTGTCATGGGAACACAAGGTTTTTCAGCAAGTGAAAATAAAATTATTGGTACGCATGCACAATCTGTAATTACAAAAATTCAATGCCCTGTTTTAGTTATACCTAAAAATGCAAAGTTCTCTGTTCCAGTAAATATTGCGTTTCCAACAGACTATAATTCTATTTATAAAAGCAAGGTTTTAGATACTTTAACCACAATTTGTAATTTGCATAACTCTAGCATAAAAATTATTAGAATTGTAAACCCAAAAGTTACTTTAACACAATTTCAGCATAAGAATAGAGGCTATTTAAAAGGTTATTTTAAAGACACTACAAGTAGTTTTCATAGAGTAAATCATCAAAATTTTCAAGAAGGATTACAAGAATTTATAGATTCTATGCATATAGATATGGTTGCAATAATAGCTAAAAATCTTAATTTTTTCGAGATGCTTCTCTTTAAACCATCTGTTGTTAAGATGAGTTATCATACCAAAATCCCATTTTTGGTTTTACATGAATAGCATTTTTATTAACTGATATATATCATTTTAATTGTCAAGTATCTATTATAGTTTTGAGTATGTTAATCATTACTTCTAAACCAATATGAAAAAGATACTTATTTCTACAGATTTTTCTGAAACAGCTACAAATGCTATTAAATATGCTTTGGAGTTATTTAAATATGACAAATGTGAAATTACCATAATTCATGCATTTGCAGATGAAGTTTATGAGAATACAACCGAAATGTCCAAAGATTATTTTGAAGAATATAAAGAAAAAGTACAGCAAAATGTCGACAGAAAATTACAAAAAGTAATAGCAGAAATGCTTGAACTTTCTCCTAACCCAAGACATGTTTATAATAGACTATCAAGATTTGGTAGTATCGTAGATGTTATTAATGACTTTGTGGATAGTGAGAATATAGATGTGGTAATTATGGGAACCAAAGGAGCAACAAACAATCCTAAAATGATCTTTGGTAGTAATACCATAAAAGTAATTAAATACGTACAATGCCCTGTGTTAGCAGTACCAGTTACGTATCATGACATGCATCCTGAAAACATATTATTTCCTACAGATTATATTATTCCTTTTAAACGAAGAGAGCTTAAATTAGTGAGTAGTATTGCTATGAATTATGTGTCTACAATTAACATGTTGTATGTGTCTAAATCTAAGCAATTGTCTCATAGACAACAAGATAATCAAGCTTTTTTAGATTGTTGTTTCGACGATAATAAGTTTGTCTTTAAACAAGTACAAGAAGATAACGTTACAGAAACCATTAATAAAATAATTAAAGAACAAAGCATAGATTTATTAGTTATGGTAAATCAAAGACACTCTTATCTTGAAGATATACTTTACCATTCCACAATAGAAAAAATAGGATTAGAGATTAAAATTCCATTTCTCGTGCTGCAAAATTTACGTAGAGAATAACTTTAAATTATTAATAGATGAAACGCATTTTACTACCAACAGATTTTTCGGATAACGCATCTAGTGCAATTTCTTATGCAGTACAATTGTTTAAAGATATTG includes these proteins:
- a CDS encoding universal stress protein, coding for MKKILISTDFSETATNAIKYALELFKYDKCEITIIHAFADEVYENTTEMSKDYFEEYKEKVQQNVDRKLQKVIAEMLELSPNPRHVYNRLSRFGSIVDVINDFVDSENIDVVIMGTKGATNNPKMIFGSNTIKVIKYVQCPVLAVPVTYHDMHPENILFPTDYIIPFKRRELKLVSSIAMNYVSTINMLYVSKSKQLSHRQQDNQAFLDCCFDDNKFVFKQVQEDNVTETINKIIKEQSIDLLVMVNQRHSYLEDILYHSTIEKIGLEIKIPFLVLQNLRRE
- a CDS encoding PAS domain-containing sensor histidine kinase, yielding MEIFKKTSNVFKTLSEAVSEGIVVVNSRQVIVATNKSSNTLFGYEEDELIGKPLDILIPQKYHHNHSKHVETFLEHSDKRQMGHGRNLYGLRKDGSTFPVEAGLNPFTIYDNDYVMALIIDITVRKKAEEDLKHWANIFNESLNEIFIFDTQTLKFLNVNAGAIKNIGYSLEELRQLTPIDIKPNLNEVQFKDAIQPLLDGTEIKIKFNTIHQRKDGSQYPVEIHLQRSRSSDRDTLIAIILDITERVNYTERLEKTVEERTQQLQEALHVEKELNELKTKFLSLVSHEFKTPLSGILTSSILIGKYTESEQQKKREKHINTIQNKVKYLNNIINDFLSIERLESGKVNYKFSTFSLSKVVNEVIYDANMLLKEGQTIIYPDAIDDIVLDFDEKILELMLTNLINNAIKYSPENTKIEVEVWVEKEGLKISIIDFGIGIPEQEQKFLFNRYFRAENALLTQGTGIGLNIVKSHLENLGGNITFISKENKGTTFTVTIPVNIIK
- a CDS encoding response regulator, whose amino-acid sequence is MRTLLLIEDDLALRENTAELLELSNYKVLTAANGKLGIEQANLHIPDLIVCDIMMPETDGYGVLEAVSNNEKTKHIPFIFLSAKTEHKEIRRGMDLGADDYLTKPFEEEELVSAIESRLAKSQILAKIISEDSKTKDTNGKDSLRSLNELKNFFDDNGKQYNFSKGEAIYKEGSHSNNVYLIIKGVVKSHRIDESGKELITALHKADDFLGFTSFIDTIPYQESATAVENVELTSISKLRLKEVLGKSQNVSIELMNVLTDNISEIKDQLLQMAYSSVRKKTAQTILQFAKILNKKPEEAIKISRYDLASVAGIATESLIRTLSGFKKDNYIEIEGRNIKILDLEALENVE
- a CDS encoding universal stress protein encodes the protein MKNILIPTDFSENAWNASQFALAFFGNYEVNYVLAHIEHPDILPPAFEALNSYITGEMSPENQVIETLQNNRKKMLETSSLKTSNIVIDYIETSFIEGIKQLVNKYEIDLIVMGTQGFSASENKIIGTHAQSVITKIQCPVLVIPKNAKFSVPVNIAFPTDYNSIYKSKVLDTLTTICNLHNSSIKIIRIVNPKVTLTQFQHKNRGYLKGYFKDTTSSFHRVNHQNFQEGLQEFIDSMHIDMVAIIAKNLNFFEMLLFKPSVVKMSYHTKIPFLVLHE